The Paenibacillus sp. BIC5C1 DNA segment ATTTTCGCAATAATGGTATGATGTCCTGCTGCCGCAAGTTCATGGGCAAGAGGTGCATAACTTTCCGGTTTAACCAATCCACCTGGATAAAAAATAACACTCACCCCAGCAGATTTGTCCGGTACAAAATCAATCCAGCTGTCTTTTTCAGTTACTGTCACCTGATTTGCAGTTTCCATTGCTGTCTGAGCCATCTCCTGTGGTCCATAAGGCGTAAACAGCTTCCAGGCCACAAACCCACACCCAATGACAATGAGCGCCAGAAGAACGAGCAGGAATTTCCCGATGCCCCTTTTCTTACGCCCTGTATTATATCGGTTTCTCAACATTCATCACCTTTCTGCACTTCCGCAGGTGCCGCGGCTTGCAGAATGGGAGCCTTCATTCCTGAGGCTCCCATTCTCCATCATTCATCGCTATTCAGCCTTGGCCTTGCGGTAAGCATCCATATATTGTTCCGCTTTGCGGCGAACATGACTCAAGTCCCCCGTCTTCACTGCTTCCGCTGTAAGGTCCGACCCAATACCTACAGCAACGGCGCCTCCCTTGATCCAGTCACCCAGATTGGACAAGGAAACCCCACCGGTTGGCATGAAATTCGCTTGCGGCATAGGTCCCTTCATTGTTTTAATTATAGATGGATCGTAGAGATTACCCGGGAACAACTTCACAATATCCACGCCTAGTTCCAACGCACGTTGTACATCCGCAATGGTCATCACCCCTGGAAGAATCGGAATCCGATACAAGTTGCAGATTTTCACAGTGTCCGGGTTCAGAGAAGGACCTACAACAAACTCGGCACCTGACATAATCGCGGCACGCGCTGTCTGGGGTTCAAGCACTGTTCCAGCTCCAATAATGGCAAATTTCTCTGGATCTTGTGTGTTCCAATGGTATACACGGCTTAATTTCTCGATGGCTTTGAGGGCACTAGGCACAGTCATCGTAATCTCGATAATCTTGATGCCACCCGCGATGGCTTGTTCGGCCATGGCGATAACCTGATCAGCAGAATCTGCACGCAGAACCGCAACAACCCCACTGTCCGTTATTTTTTGCAGCAGCTGAAGCTTCTTCATTTCATTCTCTCCCTTGTCAATGTGGTTGTCTATTACAAGCCTTACATTAATGAACGAAGATGAGACATATATGATATCAGCAGCGACTAGCGCTCAACATGAGCTACATTGTTCAGCTTGGCCTCGACCTGCTCCCACGTCGGGAGCGCCTCCCAATCGCCAACAGCCTGTATAACCATGGAACCGGTCAAATTCCCGAGACGGGTCGCCTCCTGCGGAGAATATCCTTTAATAAGTCCGGACAAAAAGCCCGCACAGAATCCATCTCCTGCCCCGACCGTATCCAGGACATGATCTGCCTTGAAGTACGGAACTTCCGTTAGGGTACCATTCACCAATACGTAGGTCAAATCAGGACCGCCCTTAACGATGCAGACTGCTTTCATGGCGGACAAACGCTCAAGTACTTTTTGATCATCTTCCTCGTTATACAGAAGTTTCATCTCGTCCAGACCCGGCAAGAAATAATCAGCTTGCTCTGCCAGACGAAGCAGAACAGGCCGCGCTTCTTCAGCTGACCACAATTTAAGACGCAGATTCGGATCAAAACTCACTTTCACACCAGCCTGCTTGGCTATATGTATAGCAGCTTCAACAGTAGCAAGTCCCGATGCGCTTATTGCTGCAGTGATGCCTGTAACGTGAAGGATTTGCGCACCCGCAATATAATCCGGGTCCAGGTCTTCAGGAGTAATTGCACTTGCAGCGGATAGCTTCCTATAATAGTGCACCGAGGCTTTCCCGGAAGCGTTCTCACGAATCATCAAACCGGTGGACTCTTTCTCACTCATCCTTGCTCTGGATACATCTACACCTTCACCACGAATAGCCTTCAAGATCATGTTACCGATCGGATCATTACCCAGACGGCCAAACCAACCACTGGTATGCCCAAGCCGGGATACACCAATGGCCAGATTACTCTCTGCGCCACCAAATGATTTGTCTAATGTCGCTGCATATTCGAGGCCTCTTGTATCCTTTGCTGTCAGCAAACCCATGCTTTCCCCAAACGTAACAATTTCAGGGCTTCGGCGGGTATTCGTCGACATGAATTCTCCCCTCCTTATATTTACAATTCCTCATCTTCTTTCCCCATTGTCAGCCTCTATGCAACCGTTGTCAATCCCGGAGCGTTCATTTTGTTGTCACAGCTTTGAGAAAGGATAGCGCTTTCTCATGTGAAATATATCACAATGAATATTACACATCCATATTACCCTTATTACAGAACCAGATTGCAATCGCCAAGGGTTATCAGGGGGGCTACAACATGAACAAACCGACTAACATTCACAACGATCAGGATTCCTTTTTTTACAACTTGCGCTTTATGCTTATTGTCTGTGTACTAGCGGGCAATGCTCTCGAACCAATCATTACGCGTTTTGCAGGAGCAGAGGCTCTGTTTCTGTGGATATATACGTTTCACATGCCGCTGTTTGTATGGGTAACCGGCTACTTTGCCAGACATTCACTCAAAGGTACATCTGGCCGCAATGTGCTTAAACAGATTGCATTACAGTACCTTCTGTTTCAGTCCCTCTATGCAGTAATGGATTTCACCGTATTCCATACACCGCATATGCGTTTGTCTTTCTTTGCACCTTATCTATTGCTCTGGTTTCTGGCAAGTCATTTTTGCTGGCGACTGTTGCTTCGTCTCACACTCTCCTGGAAACCGATCTACAGACTACTCGGTGCCGTGATGCTGGGGGTATGTGCCGGATATTTACCCATTGACGGTTTCTGGCTGAGCTTCAGCCGAACATTTGTATTTCTTCCTTTCTTTGTTATCGGGTATGACTACGGAGCGTCCATCCGCTCCCGTTTGCGATCCGGCTGGGGTCGTAAAATTGCAGCTACGTTGTCTGCTGCTCTTCTTGGTTGGATCGGACTCGGAGGGCTCAACATTTCACCAGGCTGGTTACTGGGAAGCATGACTTACGCAGAGCTTGGACATCATGAGTGGTTTGCAGGAATTTACCGCCTCGGAATTTATGCACTTGAAATCGGGTCAGGCGCATTATTTCTCGCATGGGTCCCTCCATTAACATCCAGATTGACTGAATTGGGACGACGCACGCTGTATGTGTTCCTTCTACATGGATTTCTCGTTCGCTTGGCGGTCTGGTCCGGGGTTTACAACTATATGGAGACCAGCTTGTACATCCCGGTGATTGTCTCCATTGCGTTACTGTTCGCTGTAACGCTGGCCCACCCAGCCATCCGTCATACCTTCCGCCCTCTCATTGAGCCCGATATTTCCCGCTTCCAGTTCAATCGTCAAGGGGTATTAAAACGTTCAGCATCCTGGTTCAGATGAACTGAAATCCTGCTCCTTACCATCCAAATCGACTTGTTTCAGGCTGGAAAAGTTGTGGTAAGTAGGAATACGCGCTACAACAATCTACTTATGATATAAGGAGTGATTTGTAATGGCACGTCCACAGACGTCTGAACACAAAATGAGTCGTGAGGAAGCCGGTAGGTTAGGTGGCAAGGCCACATCCAAAAAGCATGATCGGAGCTTCTACCAAATGATAGGTAAAAAAGGTGGTGAAGCGACTTCAGATGCGCATGATTCTCAGTTCTATAAGGAAATTGGAACCAAGGGTGGAGAAGCAACTTCCGAAACTCATAATAAAGAATTCTATCGGGAGATTGGCCGCAAAGGCGGGAGTAGTTAGCCAATCCCCATGGGCAGCGGTGAAAGATCACCTGAGCCCGTGCATCAAATCAAGAAAGCTTCATTCCACTAATGGATTGAAGCTTCTTTCTATTGAATTGTAGAAATATGACGACGGTTGTGATAGACTCTATAGAAAAACCGGGTTGTTCACGGGTTTAAAGCAGCAAAGAACTTCACAAACTACGGGAAGCTCGAAACCAGTATCACTGGTCTATTTTTTTAGAGTACGGATGAAATTAAACGACAGATGCACTGCCATTTATATTTCCATTCATGTTGCTCAATATTATAAATTTGGGGGGAAATACACCATGTCAGCCAAGAAGATGCGTTCCGATATGATCAAAAAAGGTTTTGACCGTGCACCGCACCGCAGTTTGCTCCGCGCAGCGGGCGTTAAAGAAGAGGACTTTGGCAAACCATTTATTGCCGTATGTAACTCTTACATCGATATCGTGCCCGGCCATGTCCACCTGCAGGAATTCGGTAAAATTGTAAAGGAAGCTATTCGTGAAGCCGGTGGCGTTCCATTCGAATTCAACACCATCGGAGTTGACGACGGAATTGCCATGGGACACATTGGTATGCGTTACTCGCTGCCAAGCCGTGACATTATCGCGGATTCCGTGGAAACCGTTGTATCTGCACACTGGTTCGACGGCATGGTATGTATCCCGAACTGTGACAAAATCACACCAGGCATGATGATGGGTGCACTCCGCTGTAATATCCCTACCGTGTTTGTCAGCGGTGGTCCAATGAAGGCAGGTCGTGACAGCAACGGTAAAGCATTGTCCCTGACTTCCGTATTTGAAGGCGTAGGTGCTTATCAAGCTGGTAAAATCGATGATAAGAGCTTGCTTGAACTTGAACAGTTCGGTTGTCCAACATGTGGATCATGCTCCGGTATGTTCACTGCGAACTCCATGAACTGTCTGGCTGAAGCGATGGGACTGGCTATGCCAGGTAACGGAACCATCCTGGCTGTTGCTCCTGAGCGTCGTGAGTTTGTTAAACAATCCGCTAAACAACTGATGGAACTCATCAAAATGGATCTGAAACCACGTGATATCGTTACTGTAGAAGCCATCGACAACGCTTTTGCACTGGATATGGCTATGGGTGGTTCCACAAATACGGTACTTCATACATTGGCACTGGCTCATGAAGCAGGCATCGAGTATCCAATCGAGCGAATCAATGAAGTTGCTAACCGCGTTCCTCACTTGGCAAAATTGGCACCTGCTTCCGATCTTCACATCGAAGACGTTCACAATGCGGGTGGCGTAAGTGCTGTTCTGAACGAATTGCTCAAGAAACCAGGTGCTATTCACGGAGACTGCATTACTGTAACGGGTAAAACGATCCGTGAGAACGTTGAAGGTCAGGAAATCCAAGATACAAATGTCATCCATCATCTGGATAATCCGCACTCGGAAAAAGGCGGACTGGCTGTATTGTTTGGTAACCTTGCACCACAAGGAGCTATCATCAAAGTCGGTGCTGTTGACCCATCGGTTGGCGGATACCACAAAGGTCCTGCTATTTGCTTCGACTCCCAGGAACAAGCGCTTGAAGGCATTGCGAACGGCAAAGTAAAAGAAGGACATGTTGTTGTTATCCGTTATGAAGGACCGAAAGGCGGACCAGGTATGCCTGAGATGCTCGCTCCTACTTCCCAGATCGTAGGTATGGGCCTTGGTGCCAAAGTAGGTCTGATCACCGACGGACGCTTCTCTGGCGCATCCCGCGGAATCAGTATCGGACATATCTCTCCGGAAGCTGCTGAAGGCGGTCCAATTGCTTTTGTTGAAGAAGGAGACATCATTGAACTTGATCTGAACAACCGCATCATCGAATTGCATATCAGTGACGAAGAATTCGAACGTCGTCGCGCAGGTTGGAAAGGCTTTGAACCGAAAGTAAAAACCGGTTACCTCGCTCGTTATTCCAAACTGGTAACGAATGCAAGCAACGGCGGCGTACTGAGTATCTAATTCAAGTAATATCTGGTGAATTTCTATACCAGAAACATAAATAAAGGGTTGCTCTTCAGCCGACTTCGGCGAAGGGCAACCCTTTTCTTTATTCATTTCGCAATCAGTTTCGTTCAGGTACAAGATCCTGTTCAGGAACCAACAATTCCTCTGATGACTGTTCCGCTGTTGCTGCTACCAATGCGTGCTGACCATATCGATCCAGCAGCACATCAAGCGGCATGGCAATCATTTTTGGAACCAATTGTTCGGATCGCTGCTTCAGTCGTTTTGTTCCAGCCGGATGAATGACGCTTAGCAGAAGTTTCAGATACACTTTGGATGCAGAACTGAATGGCCCAGGAGCCAACTCCCGAACCGTAAACCCAAATTTCTCCGGTCCCCGGTTAATCATACTCACACCGTACAGAGCCTTGGCTGAACGAAGTTCAGGTTCAAGTGCGACCTGCCGGGCCAAATCAGGAAGTTGCTGTTCCATGGCCCGAATCATGCGAATGGCCAGATGCATACTTGAGCGTGATGTCATACCCAGATCGAAAAGCTTTTTATTATCAAAATGAAGTTCAATAACCGGATCTCCGTTACGAATGACATGACCGTCGTTCATTTCAACCAATGCTCCATGATATACGCGGGAGCGGTAGTGTAATAATGGGTCCTCTGGTGATGCAGTATGCAAATGATATA contains these protein-coding regions:
- a CDS encoding bifunctional 2-keto-4-hydroxyglutarate aldolase/2-keto-3-deoxy-6-phosphogluconate aldolase, coding for MKKLQLLQKITDSGVVAVLRADSADQVIAMAEQAIAGGIKIIEITMTVPSALKAIEKLSRVYHWNTQDPEKFAIIGAGTVLEPQTARAAIMSGAEFVVGPSLNPDTVKICNLYRIPILPGVMTIADVQRALELGVDIVKLFPGNLYDPSIIKTMKGPMPQANFMPTGGVSLSNLGDWIKGGAVAVGIGSDLTAEAVKTGDLSHVRRKAEQYMDAYRKAKAE
- a CDS encoding sugar kinase, whose amino-acid sequence is MSTNTRRSPEIVTFGESMGLLTAKDTRGLEYAATLDKSFGGAESNLAIGVSRLGHTSGWFGRLGNDPIGNMILKAIRGEGVDVSRARMSEKESTGLMIRENASGKASVHYYRKLSAASAITPEDLDPDYIAGAQILHVTGITAAISASGLATVEAAIHIAKQAGVKVSFDPNLRLKLWSAEEARPVLLRLAEQADYFLPGLDEMKLLYNEEDDQKVLERLSAMKAVCIVKGGPDLTYVLVNGTLTEVPYFKADHVLDTVGAGDGFCAGFLSGLIKGYSPQEATRLGNLTGSMVIQAVGDWEALPTWEQVEAKLNNVAHVER
- a CDS encoding acyltransferase family protein codes for the protein MNKPTNIHNDQDSFFYNLRFMLIVCVLAGNALEPIITRFAGAEALFLWIYTFHMPLFVWVTGYFARHSLKGTSGRNVLKQIALQYLLFQSLYAVMDFTVFHTPHMRLSFFAPYLLLWFLASHFCWRLLLRLTLSWKPIYRLLGAVMLGVCAGYLPIDGFWLSFSRTFVFLPFFVIGYDYGASIRSRLRSGWGRKIAATLSAALLGWIGLGGLNISPGWLLGSMTYAELGHHEWFAGIYRLGIYALEIGSGALFLAWVPPLTSRLTELGRRTLYVFLLHGFLVRLAVWSGVYNYMETSLYIPVIVSIALLFAVTLAHPAIRHTFRPLIEPDISRFQFNRQGVLKRSASWFR
- the ilvD gene encoding dihydroxy-acid dehydratase — its product is MSAKKMRSDMIKKGFDRAPHRSLLRAAGVKEEDFGKPFIAVCNSYIDIVPGHVHLQEFGKIVKEAIREAGGVPFEFNTIGVDDGIAMGHIGMRYSLPSRDIIADSVETVVSAHWFDGMVCIPNCDKITPGMMMGALRCNIPTVFVSGGPMKAGRDSNGKALSLTSVFEGVGAYQAGKIDDKSLLELEQFGCPTCGSCSGMFTANSMNCLAEAMGLAMPGNGTILAVAPERREFVKQSAKQLMELIKMDLKPRDIVTVEAIDNAFALDMAMGGSTNTVLHTLALAHEAGIEYPIERINEVANRVPHLAKLAPASDLHIEDVHNAGGVSAVLNELLKKPGAIHGDCITVTGKTIRENVEGQEIQDTNVIHHLDNPHSEKGGLAVLFGNLAPQGAIIKVGAVDPSVGGYHKGPAICFDSQEQALEGIANGKVKEGHVVVIRYEGPKGGPGMPEMLAPTSQIVGMGLGAKVGLITDGRFSGASRGISIGHISPEAAEGGPIAFVEEGDIIELDLNNRIIELHISDEEFERRRAGWKGFEPKVKTGYLARYSKLVTNASNGGVLSI